The Thermococcus sp. M39 genome window below encodes:
- a CDS encoding molybdenum cofactor biosynthesis protein MoaE: MFAKLFKKPEDFDVDKAIELVTSRKAGGIVIFLGKVREESHGRKVKKLIYEAYEEMALKEMEKIRQEAKEKFPIEEILIWHRYGELEVGENTILIVTAGKHRREAFEACMWAVDEVKKRVPIWKREVTDEGEFWIEGDKVIPAD, translated from the coding sequence ATGTTTGCAAAGCTGTTTAAAAAGCCAGAGGATTTTGACGTTGATAAAGCTATTGAGCTGGTTACTTCAAGAAAAGCTGGAGGCATTGTAATCTTCTTGGGCAAAGTCAGAGAGGAAAGTCATGGACGAAAAGTGAAAAAGTTAATCTATGAAGCTTACGAGGAAATGGCACTCAAGGAGATGGAAAAGATAAGGCAAGAAGCAAAGGAAAAGTTTCCAATTGAGGAAATCTTGATATGGCATCGCTATGGGGAGCTTGAAGTCGGGGAAAATACAATATTAATAGTCACAGCCGGAAAGCACAGAAGAGAAGCTTTTGAAGCCTGCATGTGGGCAGTTGACGAAGTCAAAAAAAGAGTCCCCATTTGGAAGAGAGAGGTAACTGATGAGGGCGAATTCTGGATAGAAGGGGACAAGGTAATACCCGCAGACTAA
- a CDS encoding hydrophobe/amphiphile efflux-3 (HAE3) family transporter translates to MLKKLSKIIVEYRVAFGLIAIFLLILSFYGMTKLSFESDLSKQLPENLRAVKDYYALQDEFQSGDVAIIIVKVNSVEEGGVYDIRDPQVIQAIYELEQRLRQHEYVTGTISIADIYVQTLGRLPENEDEVRFVLDMLPEEAKQGLISSDYRTTMIVVTLNREKDSKVLQRVYEELQEDINEVKFPKNVEVVQTGTVGIAYRLLKLLQSDLNKTMGVAFLIVVLILLYFYRSPIKAAVPLIPLIFGVIMTLGFMGLLGIPLDMATTTVGAMLIGMGIDYGVHVTNRYYEERKKGRSIEDAAEEAIAETGKALLGAALTTIAGFAALSLSILPSLQRLSVALIMGLSLAALNAVVITPAIIILEEDLRKKFTGQYEIPEIRAHSGVVARVFESLGRTVRDHPKSFLALVLIVTLFFGYGLTKVTTEVRLEKMIPEGIPEIEVMKDVRYEFGGQDEVDVLVKADDVRDPSVVRAIYRFEQSVKADSYYNNVFEANSIADIVIQKYGYIPNDKEKIKKALEEYQGQSLVNSDYSMAVIQFKGNFMGVTQDQFRGIMKYFENEVENADFPPGVQVSLAGETYLSYVLDDLTNQELGKISTYGTLFVLLIVILLFRNAKLSVAMAMPMFLGALWTVGYMGWAGIPFSQTLAGIISMIVGLGVDYGMHLTHRFMEELDEGNPHPIVTAVKSVGPGILIGGLTTAGGFLALLVGQLTPIHDLGKTLAVGIFSSMFAAFLVTPALLQIFYGKRIRGDGE, encoded by the coding sequence ATGCTCAAAAAATTATCAAAGATCATCGTCGAGTACAGAGTTGCCTTCGGTTTAATTGCGATATTCTTGCTCATCCTTTCATTCTACGGCATGACAAAGCTCAGCTTTGAGAGTGATCTATCTAAACAGCTTCCTGAAAACTTGAGGGCAGTAAAGGACTATTATGCACTTCAGGATGAATTCCAAAGCGGAGATGTTGCCATAATTATAGTGAAGGTTAACAGCGTAGAGGAAGGGGGTGTTTATGACATAAGGGATCCGCAAGTAATCCAGGCAATCTACGAGCTTGAGCAGAGGCTTAGACAACATGAATATGTAACGGGCACAATAAGCATAGCTGACATATATGTTCAAACTCTTGGAAGATTGCCAGAAAACGAAGATGAAGTGCGGTTCGTTCTGGATATGCTCCCTGAGGAAGCTAAACAAGGATTGATAAGCTCTGATTATAGAACAACGATGATAGTGGTGACCTTAAACAGAGAAAAAGATTCTAAAGTCTTGCAGAGGGTTTATGAAGAACTCCAAGAGGACATTAATGAAGTAAAGTTTCCTAAAAACGTTGAAGTTGTTCAAACTGGAACTGTTGGAATTGCCTATAGACTTTTGAAGCTTTTGCAGAGCGATTTAAATAAAACTATGGGAGTTGCTTTTCTGATTGTCGTTTTGATACTGCTCTACTTCTATCGCTCTCCAATAAAAGCCGCAGTTCCCCTTATTCCCCTCATCTTTGGGGTTATAATGACTCTCGGATTTATGGGGCTTTTGGGCATTCCCCTTGACATGGCAACTACAACCGTCGGTGCTATGCTGATAGGTATGGGTATTGATTATGGTGTTCACGTAACGAACAGATATTACGAAGAGAGAAAGAAGGGAAGGAGCATTGAAGATGCAGCAGAAGAAGCCATAGCTGAAACAGGTAAAGCTCTGCTTGGAGCTGCGTTGACAACCATAGCTGGATTTGCAGCGTTAAGCCTTTCCATATTGCCTTCACTGCAGAGGTTGAGTGTTGCTTTAATAATGGGTTTGAGCTTAGCAGCATTGAACGCTGTGGTGATAACTCCAGCGATCATAATTCTGGAGGAGGACTTAAGGAAAAAGTTCACTGGTCAGTATGAGATTCCAGAGATTAGAGCTCATTCAGGAGTTGTGGCTAGGGTTTTTGAAAGCCTTGGAAGAACAGTTAGGGATCATCCAAAGAGCTTCTTGGCGTTAGTGCTTATTGTGACTCTGTTCTTTGGGTACGGCTTGACCAAAGTGACTACTGAGGTCAGGCTTGAGAAGATGATTCCAGAGGGAATACCAGAGATAGAGGTGATGAAAGACGTTAGGTATGAATTCGGCGGTCAAGATGAAGTAGATGTTTTGGTGAAAGCAGATGACGTTAGAGATCCAAGCGTCGTTAGGGCCATTTACCGCTTTGAACAGAGCGTTAAAGCAGATTCTTACTATAACAACGTCTTTGAAGCTAATAGCATCGCCGACATTGTGATTCAGAAGTACGGCTACATTCCCAATGATAAGGAGAAGATAAAGAAAGCTCTGGAGGAATATCAAGGGCAGAGCTTGGTGAACTCAGATTATTCAATGGCAGTAATTCAGTTTAAAGGAAACTTCATGGGAGTTACACAAGATCAGTTTAGGGGAATAATGAAGTATTTTGAGAATGAAGTTGAAAATGCCGACTTTCCACCAGGAGTGCAGGTTTCTCTGGCTGGAGAGACCTACTTGAGCTATGTCTTGGATGACTTAACGAACCAAGAACTCGGTAAAATCTCAACCTACGGAACGCTCTTTGTGCTTCTCATAGTCATTCTACTCTTCAGAAACGCAAAGCTCTCAGTAGCGATGGCAATGCCGATGTTCCTTGGTGCACTGTGGACTGTCGGCTACATGGGCTGGGCCGGAATTCCATTCAGCCAAACACTGGCTGGAATTATCTCAATGATTGTAGGTTTAGGAGTGGACTACGGAATGCATCTAACTCACAGATTCATGGAGGAACTAGATGAAGGAAATCCGCACCCAATAGTTACTGCTGTCAAAAGCGTTGGCCCTGGAATCTTGATTGGTGGTTTAACAACTGCTGGTGGATTTTTGGCTCTGCTGGTTGGCCAGCTAACTCCAATCCACGATTTAGGAAAAACTTTGGCTGTTGGTATATTTTCCTCAATGTTCGCTGCTTTCCTTGTTACCCCTGCTTTACTGCAGATATTTTATGGAAAAAGGATTAGAGGTGATGGAGAATGA
- a CDS encoding CDP-2,3-bis-(O-geranylgeranyl)-sn-glycerol synthase, which translates to MNPLLEALWYILPAYFANASPVIFKGRTPMDFGKKFRDGRRILGDGKTWRGFFGGLFTGTLIAVVQYYITPNFYGSFTMALKLGFALSLGALLGDLIGSFIKRRIGMPRGYPAVGLDQWGFLITALILAYPIKTLLTGQVLFLLTVTPFIHWFANIFAYKMKWKSVPW; encoded by the coding sequence ATGAATCCTCTGCTTGAGGCACTTTGGTACATTCTCCCAGCATACTTCGCAAATGCATCTCCGGTGATATTTAAAGGAAGAACCCCCATGGATTTTGGAAAGAAGTTCAGAGATGGTAGACGAATTTTAGGAGATGGGAAAACTTGGAGAGGATTCTTTGGAGGATTGTTCACAGGAACCCTTATCGCTGTTGTTCAGTATTATATAACTCCCAATTTCTACGGCTCTTTCACCATGGCGCTAAAATTAGGATTTGCTCTATCGTTAGGAGCTCTTCTCGGCGATTTAATTGGTAGCTTCATAAAGAGAAGAATAGGAATGCCCCGTGGTTATCCAGCTGTAGGCTTAGACCAGTGGGGATTCCTAATCACAGCTTTAATTTTGGCGTATCCCATAAAGACACTTTTAACTGGGCAAGTTTTGTTTTTACTGACAGTCACACCTTTCATTCACTGGTTTGCCAACATATTTGCATACAAAATGAAGTGGAAGAGCGTTCCTTGGTAA
- a CDS encoding ThiF family adenylyltransferase, whose product MLTERDLERYDRQIRIFGVDGQEKLKKAKVAVVGVGGLGSPVAYYLAAAGVGTLLLIDEQTPELSNLNRQILHWEEDIDKNPKPISAKWKLERFNSDIKVETFVGRLTEENIEEVLDDVDVIVDCLDNFETRYLLDEFAHKRGIPLVHGAVEGMFGQVTTIIPGKTKCLREIFPKPPKKKEKFPILGATAGVIGTIQAAEVIKLITGYGEVLANKLLIVDLAHGSFEIVELI is encoded by the coding sequence ATGCTAACCGAAAGAGACCTTGAAAGATATGACAGGCAAATTAGAATTTTTGGAGTAGATGGTCAAGAAAAGCTCAAAAAAGCCAAGGTAGCTGTCGTTGGAGTTGGAGGGCTTGGAAGTCCAGTTGCCTATTATTTGGCAGCTGCAGGAGTTGGAACTTTACTTCTAATTGATGAGCAGACTCCAGAGTTGAGCAATTTAAACAGGCAGATACTCCACTGGGAGGAGGACATAGATAAGAATCCAAAGCCAATATCGGCCAAGTGGAAGCTTGAGAGATTCAATTCAGACATAAAAGTTGAAACATTTGTAGGAAGGCTTACAGAAGAGAATATTGAAGAAGTTCTGGATGATGTTGACGTTATTGTTGATTGCCTAGATAATTTTGAAACAAGGTATCTTTTAGATGAGTTCGCACACAAAAGAGGAATTCCTCTGGTTCATGGAGCCGTTGAAGGCATGTTTGGGCAGGTTACAACCATAATTCCTGGAAAGACAAAATGTTTGAGAGAGATATTTCCAAAACCCCCAAAGAAAAAAGAAAAGTTTCCGATTTTAGGAGCAACCGCTGGAGTCATTGGAACCATCCAAGCAGCTGAAGTCATTAAGCTGATTACGGGTTATGGGGAAGTGCTAGCAAACAAGCTATTGATAGTGGATTTAGCCCATGGCTCCTTTGAGATTGTTGAGCTCATCTAA
- a CDS encoding Lrp/AsnC ligand binding domain-containing protein, with protein MIAFILITAQNGRENEIAENLKKIPEVKEAYVLYGDYDVIAKVEVEDLKRLNELRNEILKENRGILYTETLISAR; from the coding sequence ATGATAGCATTTATCCTAATTACAGCCCAAAACGGGAGGGAAAATGAAATTGCAGAAAACCTCAAAAAGATTCCGGAGGTTAAAGAGGCATACGTACTATATGGGGACTATGATGTCATTGCCAAAGTGGAAGTTGAAGATCTGAAAAGACTAAACGAGCTTAGAAACGAAATTTTAAAAGAAAATAGAGGTATTTTATATACTGAGACTCTAATCTCTGCGAGGTGA
- a CDS encoding GbsR/MarR family transcriptional regulator codes for MGIEEARRIIMNHFANAARRFGLSELYGYIYGVLFFADEPLSLGEIAEKTGYSISHVSSALKLLESVGLVTRVKKPGDKKAYFTAIKNLKEWRKAAYYNKLLEDIHQTKINVQKALEEIKNDKSEEAQKIREKLKFMLKRNEITEKIVKLLIRSDEEKLLEKLILYLEELEKEELKKESK; via the coding sequence TTGGGAATCGAAGAAGCTAGGAGAATCATAATGAACCACTTTGCAAATGCCGCAAGAAGGTTTGGACTGAGCGAGCTCTATGGGTACATTTACGGCGTCTTGTTCTTTGCAGATGAACCGTTAAGTTTAGGTGAAATCGCAGAGAAAACAGGATATTCAATTTCTCATGTAAGCTCTGCTTTAAAGCTCCTCGAAAGCGTCGGCTTAGTTACAAGGGTTAAAAAGCCGGGAGATAAAAAGGCCTACTTCACAGCAATAAAAAACCTAAAAGAGTGGAGGAAAGCAGCATATTACAACAAGCTCCTTGAAGATATCCACCAAACAAAGATAAATGTTCAAAAAGCTCTTGAAGAAATTAAGAATGATAAAAGTGAAGAAGCACAAAAAATACGGGAAAAGCTTAAATTTATGCTCAAAAGGAACGAGATAACTGAAAAAATTGTAAAGCTACTCATAAGGAGTGATGAAGAAAAGCTCCTTGAGAAGCTGATACTATACCTGGAGGAGCTTGAAAAGGAAGAGCTTAAAAAGGAAAGCAAGTAA
- a CDS encoding M48 family metallopeptidase gives MRGRRKMDSRLIPFLVISMVTVAVPALVMKIYADRILKSDLLKEEKMYRGVRMLILCMFMAVVIYFPPVIALGLLGKMMKLVDSHVSSISLGALLFAGILIGPVIISILVITLVASRVEVEVKGLGVKTSEIAKDILKVIVLLIAPGLIWFTIYIHLPGNIRNNSLADLGVFAVYILAFFALAPYWTRLFSKPRPLEEPLRSELLKFCESLGFKVRDIRVTGKKKYKIANAGITGIIPGYRYIFITEYMLETFDPEEIKAVIAHEIGHIKGRHLWINAMIAIGWFVFWMGVVFLLAKLNVDILSPAVFFGVFFSAYILYFVVIQGKISMRNEFKADEFAAKVVGKETVIKTLEKLAEVNLTPKKTGKWFSFLSLHPSIEERVKHLEEVEE, from the coding sequence ATGAGGGGGAGGAGAAAAATGGATAGCCGGCTTATACCCTTTCTTGTAATCTCTATGGTTACCGTTGCGGTGCCTGCCCTGGTTATGAAAATCTACGCGGACAGGATTCTAAAAAGCGACCTTCTGAAGGAGGAGAAGATGTACAGGGGTGTCAGAATGCTGATTCTCTGTATGTTCATGGCGGTGGTTATCTACTTTCCTCCCGTGATAGCGCTGGGGCTCCTGGGTAAAATGATGAAACTCGTGGACAGCCACGTGAGTAGTATCTCCCTCGGCGCTCTGCTTTTTGCCGGAATACTTATTGGACCGGTTATAATTTCGATACTGGTCATCACTCTTGTCGCTTCAAGGGTGGAAGTTGAAGTCAAGGGGCTCGGCGTAAAAACTTCCGAAATCGCCAAGGACATCCTAAAAGTCATCGTCCTTCTAATAGCGCCGGGGCTCATCTGGTTCACAATTTACATTCACCTTCCTGGGAACATAAGGAACAATTCCTTGGCAGACTTGGGGGTCTTCGCCGTTTACATCCTGGCATTTTTTGCTCTCGCCCCCTACTGGACGAGGCTTTTCAGCAAGCCAAGACCGCTGGAGGAACCCCTTAGGAGCGAGCTTTTAAAGTTCTGCGAAAGCTTGGGCTTTAAAGTTAGGGACATAAGGGTAACTGGAAAGAAGAAATACAAAATAGCGAACGCGGGCATTACTGGCATAATTCCCGGATACAGATACATTTTCATAACCGAGTACATGCTCGAAACCTTTGACCCGGAGGAGATAAAGGCGGTAATAGCTCACGAGATAGGCCACATAAAAGGGAGGCACCTCTGGATAAACGCCATGATTGCGATAGGCTGGTTTGTCTTCTGGATGGGCGTGGTGTTTCTTTTGGCCAAGCTCAACGTGGACATCCTGTCTCCAGCTGTGTTCTTCGGTGTCTTTTTCTCTGCTTACATCCTTTACTTCGTCGTTATTCAGGGCAAGATATCGATGAGGAATGAGTTTAAAGCCGATGAGTTCGCGGCAAAAGTCGTTGGGAAGGAAACGGTAATAAAAACCCTCGAAAAGCTCGCCGAGGTGAATCTAACGCCAAAGAAAACCGGAAAGTGGTTTAGCTTTTTGAGCCTGCATCCTTCAATTGAAGAGAGGGTGAAGCATCTTGAGGAGGTAGAGGAATGA
- a CDS encoding ubiquitin-like small modifier protein 1 codes for MKVKVKYFARFRELAGVSEEIIELPDGAKVRDLIEIIKERHPKFKNEVFAQNEDADVNVSRNGNYVSFDEELKDGDVVALFPPASGG; via the coding sequence ATGAAGGTTAAGGTAAAGTATTTTGCCCGCTTCAGAGAGCTGGCAGGAGTTAGCGAGGAGATTATAGAGCTCCCAGATGGCGCTAAGGTGAGAGATTTAATCGAAATTATAAAAGAAAGGCATCCAAAGTTCAAGAATGAAGTTTTTGCCCAGAATGAAGATGCTGACGTTAATGTTTCGAGAAATGGAAACTATGTAAGCTTTGATGAAGAACTAAAAGATGGAGACGTTGTTGCCCTCTTTCCGCCGGCAAGCGGTGGTTGA
- a CDS encoding class I SAM-dependent methyltransferase, translating into MSLEELYEFLHWPMHPDDEGARKRFEKIVRVFSSLIEDRIIESKEEIAILDLAAGTGIAGVALAKVLGERGVKVELTAVDLREKDLHFVDRWIKAYEVKNAKANTVTADIRELHRYFEESHYDVAMLWGLTMPHFDPFETIKIFANVSYALKEDGIFLMEESDRVFNILYRVGYRDFLVETKTEEYTLISVHEGYNLKRGTFKRTYYKIPGFEKVSEDEHRLWDIAGILGIGSIFFKDFKLITKMEHEVFGVSDVLVFKNPRKNLPLNEFLEG; encoded by the coding sequence ATGAGTCTTGAAGAACTCTATGAGTTTCTTCATTGGCCCATGCACCCAGATGATGAAGGTGCAAGAAAAAGATTTGAGAAAATTGTGAGAGTTTTTAGCAGTTTAATCGAAGATAGAATTATCGAGAGCAAAGAGGAAATCGCAATTCTAGACTTAGCGGCTGGAACTGGAATTGCTGGTGTTGCATTAGCCAAGGTTCTTGGTGAGAGAGGAGTTAAAGTTGAGCTGACGGCTGTTGACCTTAGGGAAAAAGACCTGCATTTCGTTGATAGGTGGATTAAAGCATATGAAGTTAAGAATGCAAAGGCAAACACTGTGACAGCAGATATCAGAGAGCTGCATAGATATTTTGAAGAATCTCATTATGATGTTGCCATGTTATGGGGATTAACAATGCCCCATTTTGACCCTTTTGAAACCATAAAGATTTTTGCTAACGTCTCTTATGCTCTTAAAGAAGATGGTATTTTCCTAATGGAGGAATCAGACAGAGTGTTCAACATTCTCTACAGGGTAGGTTACAGAGATTTCCTTGTCGAAACTAAGACAGAGGAGTATACTCTAATTTCAGTTCACGAAGGATATAATTTAAAGAGAGGCACGTTCAAGAGAACGTACTACAAGATACCTGGCTTTGAAAAAGTTAGCGAAGATGAGCACAGACTCTGGGATATAGCTGGAATATTAGGTATAGGGAGCATTTTCTTTAAAGATTTCAAACTCATAACTAAGATGGAACATGAAGTCTTTGGAGTTTCAGATGTTTTAGTTTTCAAAAATCCAAGGAAAAATCTGCCGCTTAATGAATTTCTGGAGGGTTAA
- a CDS encoding SPASM domain-containing protein: MEKVISVNVPQVGIKGTWNIATIAKPPWSNYSHSGKLERLIFQLGSGKGKFSEVTGIPRSIGCIGNNNFILRREPLSVERVKELIKEFYFARGREIYLTNYDSVEYLVRIARYAAALGIKEVYAIVRLEDVEKIYPEEDINFIVELEYSQENLKKLEKLKWVHGALIMLTYDQYKEFIKHPPQFQGEVYLDILYPGSLRHINFNIIEMKRIHTPTANTYHDCLAGTLAITADGYALPCPLLRNYIVGDAKKESIKQLLRKKRLKNFWKLTKDSIKGCSTCPFKYLCHDCRALEYQASGDIFGVEYCNLEL; encoded by the coding sequence ATGGAGAAGGTAATCAGTGTCAATGTTCCTCAGGTCGGCATAAAAGGAACATGGAACATCGCAACTATAGCAAAGCCACCGTGGAGCAACTACTCTCATTCGGGGAAGCTTGAGCGGTTAATATTTCAGCTCGGTAGTGGTAAAGGGAAATTCTCCGAAGTTACGGGTATCCCAAGATCTATTGGGTGTATTGGGAACAATAACTTCATATTAAGAAGGGAGCCATTAAGCGTTGAAAGAGTTAAAGAACTCATTAAAGAGTTTTATTTTGCTAGAGGAAGAGAGATTTACCTAACTAACTATGACAGTGTTGAGTATCTTGTCAGAATTGCAAGGTATGCCGCTGCTCTTGGGATTAAGGAAGTTTACGCCATCGTTAGATTAGAAGATGTTGAAAAGATATACCCGGAAGAAGACATTAACTTTATAGTAGAACTCGAATACTCTCAAGAAAACCTCAAAAAGCTTGAAAAACTTAAGTGGGTACATGGAGCACTCATAATGCTGACATATGACCAATACAAAGAGTTCATAAAGCATCCACCCCAGTTCCAGGGTGAGGTATATCTTGACATACTCTACCCAGGGTCGCTGAGACACATTAATTTCAACATCATTGAGATGAAGAGAATCCATACACCAACTGCCAACACTTATCATGACTGCCTTGCTGGAACGCTAGCAATTACAGCTGATGGATACGCTTTGCCTTGTCCACTCCTAAGAAACTATATCGTTGGGGATGCCAAGAAGGAAAGCATAAAGCAGCTTTTGAGGAAGAAAAGACTCAAAAACTTCTGGAAGCTGACTAAAGACAGCATTAAAGGCTGCAGCACTTGTCCATTCAAATATCTCTGCCATGACTGCAGAGCACTTGAATACCAAGCGAGCGGAGATATATTTGGGGTTGAATACTGCAATTTAGAACTCTAA